A DNA window from Pseudarthrobacter sp. W1I19 contains the following coding sequences:
- a CDS encoding ATP-binding protein yields the protein MDEKLGKFIDDFAHLVQLAQAGSHRRQTGTQLLEALTGHLGVAAENLAVVEEEIPPHRFVDADIVMADLAALDPESRLVGIGGGGQRHHQSLSDMVQQSQVFPQFPLAQPDYVNLPVGPEAQRQAVGFGLRLLTYDGGRLGVLQRAADPRSGRQSASLEVVAENIGTGTAFLAEYRRRMDSQSVLKGQVVSLTMGEFGPSSGGVTFHSRPRLEGQEVILPPGLLQKVADHAVGIAAHRESLKRHGQHLKRGVLLYGPPGTGKTHTVRYLLGQSGGATAILLSGGSLARISEAARMARALQPSIVVLEDCDLIAEDRSFGHGPQPLLFEVLDAMDGLDNDADVAFVLTTNRPDMLERALAQRPGRVDLAVEIPLPALSERTALLRLYGRQANFSDEAVAAAAARTAGTTASFARELVRRAVVAAALEDAPVSDAHLAAAAEELMDDAETLTRSLLGSGTPAAPDY from the coding sequence ATGGATGAAAAACTGGGGAAGTTCATCGACGATTTTGCGCATCTGGTGCAGTTGGCCCAGGCGGGCAGCCACCGCCGCCAAACCGGAACCCAGCTGCTGGAAGCTTTGACCGGGCACCTGGGCGTGGCGGCCGAAAACCTTGCGGTGGTGGAGGAAGAAATTCCGCCTCATAGGTTCGTTGATGCGGACATTGTCATGGCGGACCTCGCTGCCCTCGACCCGGAAAGCCGGCTGGTGGGGATCGGCGGGGGCGGGCAGCGGCACCACCAGTCGCTCAGCGACATGGTCCAGCAGTCGCAGGTGTTCCCGCAGTTTCCCCTGGCCCAGCCGGACTACGTGAACCTCCCGGTGGGACCGGAGGCGCAGCGCCAGGCGGTGGGGTTCGGGCTAAGGCTGTTGACCTACGACGGCGGCCGGCTGGGTGTGCTGCAGCGTGCGGCGGATCCGCGCTCCGGACGGCAGTCGGCTTCGCTTGAGGTGGTGGCCGAAAACATTGGCACCGGGACGGCGTTCCTGGCCGAGTACCGGCGGCGGATGGACAGCCAGAGCGTGTTGAAGGGCCAGGTGGTTTCCCTGACCATGGGTGAGTTCGGACCGAGCAGCGGCGGGGTGACCTTCCATTCCCGGCCACGGCTAGAGGGGCAGGAGGTGATCCTCCCGCCGGGGTTGCTGCAGAAGGTGGCGGACCACGCCGTGGGCATTGCCGCACACCGCGAGTCCCTGAAGCGCCATGGCCAGCATCTCAAGCGGGGTGTGCTGCTGTACGGGCCGCCGGGAACCGGCAAAACACACACCGTCCGCTACCTGCTGGGGCAGAGCGGGGGTGCCACCGCCATTCTCCTCAGCGGTGGTTCGCTGGCCCGGATTTCGGAAGCGGCCCGGATGGCCAGGGCTTTGCAGCCCTCGATCGTGGTGTTGGAGGATTGCGATCTCATCGCTGAGGACCGGAGTTTCGGCCACGGGCCGCAGCCGCTGCTCTTTGAGGTCCTTGATGCCATGGACGGCCTGGACAACGACGCCGACGTCGCGTTTGTGCTCACCACCAACCGGCCGGACATGCTCGAGCGTGCGCTGGCACAGCGCCCGGGCCGGGTGGACCTGGCCGTGGAGATCCCGCTGCCCGCGCTGAGTGAGCGGACTGCGCTTCTTCGGCTCTACGGCCGGCAGGCCAACTTCAGTGACGAGGCTGTGGCCGCCGCCGCCGCGCGTACTGCCGGCACCACGGCGTCCTTCGCCCGCGAACTGGTGCGCCGTGCAGTGGTGGCTGCAGCCCTCGAAGATGCACCGGTGTCGGATGCGCACCTGGCAGCGGCCGCGGAGGAGCTCATGGATGACGCCGAGACCCTCACCCGGAGCCTGCTGGGCAGTGGTACGCCGGCAGCGCCTGACTACTGA
- a CDS encoding GH1 family beta-glucosidase: protein MHISAKDLAALIPAGFTLGVATAAFQIEGALDEDGRGPAGWDVFAGKPGAIVEDHSPKVACDHYHRMPQDVALMKQLGVDSYRFSFAWPRIQPTGRGPANRAGLAFYDRLLDELLANGISPMATIYHWDTPLALDEDGGWMNRDTAYRLGEYAGILAEAFGDRVARWVTINEPATVSTNGYTLGLHSPGKELLLGAFPTVHHQLLGHGLAVQALRAAKVPGEIGMTNVYSPMVPNSINPLDYVSAGLMDLAQNRLYADPVLTGKYPDLIRAAKFFSSFEHPEEDMDLISQPLDFYGLNYYMPTKVAVGPGGGAVPASMAEAMGSDLSAAGSGGTPFHVETWPEADITSYGWPVKPEYMRVALKEMAERYPNLPPVILTEGGASFEDIIVRDKSTNTRFIPDERRLKYLSDHLEAALRATAPGGEAESIDLRGYYVWSLLDNFEWSAGYNQPFGLLHVDYETLERTPKASYFWYQELIEERDVAAAADMAIAAAAAPEGLEPEVLDAESPDDGVTPLGASA, encoded by the coding sequence ATGCACATATCCGCCAAGGACCTCGCCGCACTCATCCCAGCGGGGTTCACGCTTGGAGTGGCCACCGCAGCCTTCCAGATCGAAGGTGCGCTGGACGAGGACGGCCGCGGACCCGCCGGCTGGGATGTATTTGCCGGAAAGCCAGGCGCGATCGTGGAGGACCACAGCCCGAAGGTCGCCTGCGACCACTACCACCGGATGCCGCAGGACGTGGCACTCATGAAGCAGCTGGGCGTGGACTCGTACCGGTTCTCGTTCGCCTGGCCGCGCATCCAGCCCACGGGCAGGGGGCCGGCCAACCGGGCGGGCCTGGCCTTTTACGACCGGCTCCTGGACGAACTCCTGGCCAACGGAATCTCGCCTATGGCCACCATCTACCACTGGGACACGCCGCTGGCGCTGGACGAGGACGGTGGATGGATGAACCGGGACACCGCCTACCGGCTGGGGGAGTACGCCGGCATCCTGGCTGAGGCTTTCGGCGACCGGGTGGCCCGCTGGGTCACCATCAACGAACCCGCCACCGTGAGCACCAACGGCTACACCCTTGGCCTGCATTCGCCAGGCAAGGAGCTCCTCCTGGGCGCCTTCCCCACCGTCCACCACCAGCTGCTGGGGCACGGCCTGGCCGTGCAGGCGCTGCGCGCCGCCAAGGTGCCGGGCGAAATCGGCATGACCAACGTCTACTCGCCCATGGTCCCGAATTCAATCAACCCGCTGGACTACGTCAGCGCGGGGCTGATGGACCTGGCGCAGAACCGGCTCTACGCCGATCCCGTACTGACCGGAAAATATCCGGACCTGATCCGGGCCGCCAAGTTCTTCAGCTCGTTCGAGCATCCGGAGGAGGACATGGACCTCATCTCGCAGCCGCTGGATTTCTACGGGCTCAACTACTACATGCCCACCAAGGTTGCTGTTGGGCCCGGCGGCGGGGCGGTGCCGGCGAGCATGGCGGAGGCCATGGGCAGCGACCTCAGCGCAGCGGGCAGCGGCGGCACCCCCTTCCACGTGGAAACCTGGCCGGAAGCGGACATCACGTCCTACGGCTGGCCGGTGAAACCGGAATACATGCGCGTCGCCCTGAAGGAGATGGCCGAACGGTACCCCAACCTGCCGCCCGTCATCCTTACCGAGGGCGGGGCCAGCTTCGAGGACATCATCGTCCGGGACAAGTCCACCAACACCCGGTTCATCCCCGACGAGCGCCGCCTGAAGTACCTGTCCGATCACCTGGAGGCTGCGCTGCGGGCCACGGCTCCCGGTGGTGAGGCTGAGTCCATCGACCTGCGCGGCTACTACGTCTGGTCCCTGCTGGACAACTTCGAGTGGTCCGCCGGCTACAACCAGCCGTTCGGGCTGCTCCATGTGGACTACGAGACCCTGGAGCGGACCCCCAAGGCCTCCTACTTCTGGTACCAGGAGCTCATTGAGGAGCGGGATGTGGCTGCTGCTGCAGACATGGCCATCGCGGCGGCCGCGGCGCCCGAAGGGCTGGAGCCGGAGGTCCTGGATGCAGAATCGCCCGACGACGGCGTGACCCCGTTGGGTGCCAGCGCTTAG
- a CDS encoding adenylate kinase, with protein MTRLLIIGPPGSGKGTQAEHLARHFGIPAVSTGEIFRSNVSKQTELGNEAAKYLDGGDFVPDHLTNALVKDRLRDDDVRAGFLLDGYPRTAPQVVELDNFLASQGGSLDAVIELRAPDSELEQRMLQRARKEGRRDDTVDVFRRRLDLYHRETHEVVSVYAGRGLLVSVNGSGDPGEITTLAIAAVERFINGKEERA; from the coding sequence ATGACCAGATTGCTCATTATCGGCCCGCCAGGTTCCGGCAAGGGAACCCAGGCTGAACACCTGGCCCGCCACTTCGGGATCCCTGCCGTGTCCACGGGTGAAATCTTCCGCAGCAATGTCAGCAAGCAAACCGAACTGGGCAACGAAGCTGCCAAGTATCTCGACGGCGGGGATTTTGTCCCGGACCACCTCACCAACGCCCTGGTCAAGGACCGTCTCCGGGACGACGACGTCCGGGCGGGCTTCCTGTTGGACGGGTACCCGCGCACCGCGCCTCAAGTTGTGGAACTGGACAACTTCCTGGCCTCCCAGGGCGGCTCCCTCGACGCCGTCATCGAACTGCGCGCCCCGGACTCGGAACTGGAACAGCGGATGCTGCAGCGCGCCCGGAAGGAAGGCCGCCGGGACGATACCGTGGATGTGTTCCGGCGCAGGCTTGACCTCTATCACCGGGAGACCCACGAAGTGGTGTCCGTCTATGCGGGCCGGGGACTCCTGGTATCAGTCAACGGCAGCGGCGACCCGGGCGAGATCACCACACTGGCGATTGCCGCCGTCGAACGCTTCATTAACGGAAAGGAAGAACGCGCATGA
- a CDS encoding DNA alkylation repair protein — translation MGVMNELIDPPAIATLVGVLKESAPGVPWERTAATGAELGELNLRARTDLVARALVADISDATRGAGYTTAARSFRAALQFPEFTGWVLWPVSEAAVSLALDSGALEDFDDCLGLLAELTPRLTGEFAIRRLLARDPDRALAAIQEWIASPDEHVRRLASEGTRPYLPWAVRVPALVQRPEATLPILDALYRDSSEYVQRSVANHLNDLARHAPGAVVATAGRWLAAADSNTADSNTVDKNTAWVVRHGLRTLIKKGHPGALALLGFTPASVMVNGPRLDRETLTVPGELTFAFEISNSGAEEVKLAVDYKVHYQKANGRQSAKVFKISTLTLAPGERRSLSKRHAFRQMTTRVHHPGLHALELQINGAAHGRAEFLLETV, via the coding sequence ATGGGCGTGATGAACGAACTGATTGACCCGCCGGCCATAGCCACCCTCGTCGGCGTCCTCAAAGAGAGCGCGCCGGGAGTCCCATGGGAGCGGACCGCAGCCACCGGCGCGGAGCTGGGGGAGCTCAATTTGCGTGCCCGCACCGATCTGGTGGCCCGGGCACTGGTGGCTGACATCAGTGATGCCACCCGCGGCGCGGGGTATACGACGGCGGCCCGCAGCTTCCGCGCGGCGCTTCAGTTTCCCGAATTTACCGGCTGGGTCCTGTGGCCGGTGTCCGAAGCGGCCGTCAGCCTCGCCCTGGATTCGGGTGCCTTGGAGGACTTTGACGACTGCCTGGGGCTGCTGGCCGAACTCACGCCGCGGCTCACCGGTGAATTCGCGATCCGGCGACTCCTTGCGCGTGACCCGGACCGCGCCCTGGCAGCAATCCAGGAGTGGATAGCCAGCCCGGACGAGCATGTGCGCCGGCTGGCAAGCGAGGGCACCCGGCCCTACCTGCCCTGGGCGGTGCGCGTACCCGCCCTCGTCCAGCGCCCGGAAGCCACGCTCCCCATCCTGGATGCCCTGTACCGTGACTCCTCTGAGTATGTGCAGCGCTCGGTGGCAAACCATCTCAACGACCTTGCCCGGCACGCCCCGGGCGCCGTGGTTGCCACCGCCGGGCGCTGGCTCGCCGCGGCGGACAGCAACACGGCGGACAGCAACACGGTGGACAAAAACACGGCGTGGGTGGTCCGCCATGGGCTCCGCACGCTGATCAAAAAAGGGCATCCCGGGGCGCTGGCACTGCTCGGCTTCACCCCTGCGTCCGTGATGGTGAACGGCCCGCGCCTGGATCGGGAAACCCTTACCGTACCGGGTGAGCTGACGTTCGCTTTTGAGATTTCAAATTCCGGCGCCGAAGAGGTGAAGCTCGCTGTGGACTACAAGGTGCACTACCAAAAGGCCAATGGCCGCCAGTCTGCCAAGGTTTTCAAGATCTCAACCCTGACCCTCGCACCGGGCGAGCGCCGGAGCCTGTCGAAGCGCCACGCGTTCCGGCAGATGACAACCAGGGTGCACCATCCGGGATTGCATGCGCTGGAGCTGCAGATTAACGGGGCCGCGCACGGGCGCGCCGAGTTCCTGCTGGAGACGGTCTAA
- a CDS encoding S8 family serine peptidase, with the protein MAAPPADTGAGRYIVQYAATADVATEAAGLRAQGLAVGRTFSHAVRAAVVTANPAQAAALARSGRVVSVEPDAPVSVSATEQPAPWGLDRIDQKTLPLSGSYSWTSSGAGVTAYVVDTGVLASHTDFTGRVAAGWSAVADGLGSGDCNGHGTHVAGSVAGSTYGVAKSATVVPVRVLDCNGSGYNSDVVAGLDWVAANHAAGTPAVVNLSLGGGVSTTVDAAIQAVINDGVTAVVAAGNSAVDACNSSPARVPAAVTVAASDSADRQASFSNVGPCVDLYAPGVGITSTYYTSATATASMSGTSMASPHVAGAAALLLSQNPALTPAQVAAALTSNATAGVVTGTTSGTPNRLLFADAVAAAPAPAPAPAPAPAPAPAPAPAPTVTAMTPGADATAVAAGSNVTATFSAAIQGVTSGTFVLKNSTGGTVPATVTYNATTRTATLDPAAGLAADTRYTATLVGGTSAIRGTTGTPLASASWSFLTGPAPVVTSTTPASNALLVRRANSISVTFNEAVQAVNGTTFTVKNAATGAVVPASVYRNGTTNQWILDPQQPLAAKTKYTVTVTGGSAAVRDLAGNAFGGRTWQFTTGSF; encoded by the coding sequence GTGGCAGCTCCACCTGCCGATACCGGTGCCGGCCGCTACATCGTCCAGTACGCGGCCACTGCGGACGTGGCAACTGAGGCCGCCGGACTGCGCGCCCAGGGCCTCGCCGTCGGCCGTACGTTTTCGCACGCCGTCCGCGCCGCAGTAGTGACCGCCAATCCCGCCCAGGCGGCCGCACTGGCACGTTCCGGCCGCGTGGTTTCGGTGGAGCCGGACGCTCCCGTCAGTGTTTCCGCAACAGAGCAGCCGGCACCATGGGGCCTGGACCGCATCGACCAGAAGACCTTGCCTTTGTCCGGGTCCTACTCCTGGACCTCCTCCGGCGCCGGCGTGACTGCGTACGTCGTGGACACCGGCGTCCTGGCCTCACACACCGATTTCACCGGCCGCGTGGCCGCAGGCTGGTCGGCTGTTGCCGACGGCCTGGGCTCGGGTGACTGCAACGGACACGGCACGCATGTGGCCGGCTCGGTAGCGGGTTCCACCTATGGCGTGGCAAAGAGCGCCACGGTGGTGCCCGTCCGCGTGCTCGACTGCAACGGATCCGGCTACAACTCCGACGTGGTGGCCGGGCTCGACTGGGTAGCCGCGAACCACGCCGCCGGGACGCCAGCGGTGGTCAACCTAAGTCTGGGCGGAGGCGTGAGCACCACCGTGGACGCGGCCATCCAGGCAGTGATCAACGACGGCGTCACCGCGGTGGTTGCCGCCGGCAACTCTGCCGTGGACGCCTGCAACAGTTCTCCCGCCCGCGTACCGGCCGCCGTCACAGTAGCAGCCAGTGACTCTGCAGACCGGCAGGCGTCCTTCTCCAACGTCGGCCCGTGCGTGGACCTCTACGCGCCCGGCGTTGGCATCACCTCCACCTACTACACGTCGGCCACTGCCACAGCTTCCATGTCCGGGACCTCAATGGCCTCGCCACACGTGGCTGGGGCGGCGGCACTGCTGTTGTCCCAGAACCCGGCCCTCACACCGGCGCAGGTGGCTGCTGCACTCACATCCAACGCCACCGCCGGGGTGGTCACCGGCACCACCAGCGGCACGCCCAACCGCCTGCTGTTCGCCGACGCCGTTGCTGCTGCCCCGGCACCGGCACCCGCGCCTGCTCCGGCCCCTGCTCCTGCTCCTGCTCCTGCTCCGGCGCCGACCGTCACGGCGATGACGCCGGGAGCCGATGCCACGGCAGTAGCGGCCGGATCCAACGTCACAGCCACCTTCAGCGCGGCGATCCAGGGCGTCACCAGCGGGACGTTTGTGCTCAAGAACTCGACAGGCGGCACCGTTCCCGCCACCGTGACCTATAACGCCACCACCCGCACGGCCACCCTTGATCCGGCCGCCGGCCTGGCCGCCGACACACGCTACACGGCAACACTGGTGGGCGGAACCTCGGCCATCCGCGGTACCACAGGCACGCCGCTGGCCTCCGCCAGCTGGAGCTTCCTGACCGGACCCGCGCCCGTCGTCACCAGCACCACGCCCGCCAGCAACGCGCTGTTGGTGCGCCGGGCCAACAGCATCAGCGTCACCTTCAACGAGGCTGTCCAGGCGGTCAACGGAACCACCTTCACGGTGAAGAACGCCGCCACCGGAGCTGTGGTGCCGGCCTCCGTGTACCGGAACGGGACCACCAACCAGTGGATCCTGGACCCCCAGCAGCCGCTGGCCGCCAAGACCAAATACACCGTGACGGTGACCGGCGGAAGTGCTGCGGTAAGGGACCTGGCGGGAAACGCCTTCGGTGGCCGGACCTGGCAGTTCACCACCGGTTCCTTCTAG
- a CDS encoding NAD(P)-dependent oxidoreductase: MRVAVTGGSGKLGRHVVRRLVDDGHQVLNLDRAGERNPGLVVVDLRNYGQVLDVLLGVDDRHNGFDAVVHLGAIPAPGIIPDAATFENNMLSTYNVFQAARRAGIKKVVYASSETVLGLPFDVDPPYIPVDEEYPARPESTYSLVKHLEEQMAVELTRWDPELSISGLRFSNVMDPGDYAKFPSFEADATLRKWNLWGYIDGRDGAQAVVRALENGRPGFEAYIIANSDTVMSRSSASLAAEVFPAVKVAKELGEHETMLSIDKARRMLGFEPEYSWRNHVPGTLGGTEN, from the coding sequence ATGAGGGTGGCAGTGACCGGGGGAAGCGGAAAGCTGGGGCGGCACGTGGTCCGGCGGCTGGTGGATGACGGACACCAGGTGCTGAACCTGGACCGGGCAGGGGAGCGGAATCCCGGGCTGGTAGTGGTGGACCTGCGCAACTACGGCCAGGTCCTGGATGTCCTGCTGGGCGTGGATGACCGGCATAACGGATTCGACGCCGTAGTCCACCTCGGTGCCATACCAGCGCCGGGCATCATCCCGGACGCGGCCACCTTCGAAAACAACATGCTCTCCACCTATAACGTGTTCCAGGCGGCACGCCGGGCCGGGATCAAGAAGGTGGTGTACGCCTCCAGCGAGACGGTGCTGGGACTGCCGTTCGACGTCGACCCGCCCTACATCCCGGTGGACGAGGAGTACCCGGCGCGGCCGGAGAGCACCTACTCCCTGGTGAAGCACCTCGAGGAGCAGATGGCAGTGGAGCTGACGCGCTGGGACCCGGAGCTGAGCATCTCCGGCCTCCGTTTCTCCAACGTCATGGACCCCGGGGACTATGCGAAGTTTCCGAGCTTCGAAGCCGACGCAACCCTGCGGAAGTGGAACCTCTGGGGCTACATCGACGGCCGCGATGGCGCCCAGGCCGTGGTCCGCGCCCTGGAGAACGGCCGGCCCGGCTTCGAGGCATACATCATCGCCAATTCGGATACTGTAATGAGCCGGTCAAGTGCCAGCCTCGCTGCGGAAGTATTCCCTGCCGTCAAGGTCGCCAAGGAGTTGGGTGAGCACGAGACCATGCTGTCCATCGACAAGGCCCGGCGGATGCTCGGCTTCGAGCCCGAATACTCCTGGCGGAACCACGTGCCGGGTACCCTTGGAGGCACGGAAAACTAA
- a CDS encoding App1 family protein, translating to MDSAPKNSAHNTMPAAALDALSGNQVFRLAHRLSDAVNTVRIRLARRWNFVPQTVAYQGYGSTSLVRVLGRVLLTQKPLPGSKADHAARNGNQNIRGWRAFTSVPLQFTDVEITIGDVVTHVRADRGGLIDTEVEVQLTPGWHTAVLRAEGTEPVEAQIRVIAPDVKFGIVSDIDDTVMVTALPRPFLALWNTFVLSERARMATPGMAVLLDRLTVEHPDAPVIYLSTGPWNAAPTLARFLSRNMYPTGALLLTDWGLTQDRWFRSGQDHKRRNLERLAKEFPDMRWLLIGDNGQHDEAIYSSFAQDKPDKVAAIAIRQLSISESVFAGGHSEDGDHTTSKVPWIYSPDGAGIAKQLGMLGVL from the coding sequence ATGGACTCGGCTCCGAAGAATTCCGCACACAACACAATGCCTGCCGCGGCTCTGGACGCGCTCTCCGGGAACCAGGTGTTCCGGCTGGCGCACCGGCTCTCCGACGCCGTTAACACGGTCCGGATCCGGCTGGCCAGGCGCTGGAACTTTGTTCCCCAGACTGTGGCCTACCAGGGTTACGGCTCCACCAGCCTGGTGCGGGTGCTGGGCCGGGTGCTGCTGACGCAGAAGCCGCTGCCGGGGAGCAAAGCTGACCATGCGGCGCGCAACGGAAACCAAAACATCCGGGGCTGGCGTGCTTTTACGAGTGTTCCGCTGCAGTTTACCGACGTCGAAATCACCATCGGCGATGTTGTCACCCATGTCCGGGCTGACCGCGGCGGGCTGATTGACACCGAGGTGGAAGTCCAGCTCACGCCTGGCTGGCACACAGCCGTCCTGCGGGCGGAAGGCACAGAGCCCGTAGAGGCGCAGATCCGCGTTATTGCGCCGGATGTGAAGTTCGGCATCGTCTCCGACATTGATGACACCGTGATGGTGACGGCGCTGCCCAGGCCTTTCCTGGCCCTCTGGAACACTTTTGTGCTCAGCGAACGGGCCCGCATGGCCACGCCCGGGATGGCGGTGCTGCTGGACCGGCTCACAGTGGAGCATCCGGACGCACCGGTGATCTACCTGTCCACCGGGCCGTGGAATGCCGCGCCCACCCTGGCCCGTTTCCTGAGCCGCAACATGTATCCCACAGGAGCCCTGCTGCTGACGGACTGGGGCCTGACGCAGGACCGCTGGTTCCGCAGCGGCCAGGACCACAAGAGGCGCAACCTCGAGCGGCTCGCCAAGGAATTCCCGGACATGCGCTGGCTCCTGATCGGCGACAACGGCCAGCACGATGAGGCCATCTACTCCAGCTTCGCCCAGGACAAGCCGGACAAGGTTGCCGCCATCGCCATCCGCCAGCTGTCCATCAGCGAATCCGTCTTTGCAGGCGGCCATTCGGAAGACGGCGACCACACCACGTCCAAGGTGCCGTGGATTTACTCCCCCGATGGCGCGGGCATCGCCAAACAGCTGGGCATGCTGGGCGTCCTCTAG
- a CDS encoding phosphatase PAP2 family protein, protein MGQQGSAGSGTSRKSTGKWRAFHDKFVVEERYVDPADRRSLYRAAVILAAVGLALFLATLVSVVQADGLSAADVPVRDWLLGLRSQTLTVVMIFLAVLFGPIALPIIVLVVVVVWGFAAKHAWRPVVLASAMLSGVIISQIILQIVRRSRPPVEQMLFGIDHTFSFPSGHVLGACDFLLVGTFLIYSRRKNRKAAVFGFIGAGVGIVLASVSRLYLGYHWLSDALASVSLSLLILGGVIALDTWRTARIPGERITGELSKAETQRD, encoded by the coding sequence GTGGGACAGCAGGGATCAGCAGGCTCCGGAACCAGCCGGAAGAGTACCGGCAAGTGGCGGGCCTTTCACGACAAGTTCGTGGTGGAGGAGCGCTATGTTGACCCGGCGGACAGGCGCAGCCTGTACCGGGCCGCCGTCATCCTGGCGGCGGTGGGGCTGGCACTCTTCCTGGCGACCCTGGTCAGCGTGGTCCAGGCAGATGGACTGTCCGCGGCCGACGTGCCCGTCCGGGACTGGCTGCTGGGGCTGAGGTCCCAGACCCTGACGGTGGTGATGATCTTCCTCGCCGTGCTCTTCGGTCCCATTGCCCTCCCCATCATCGTGCTGGTGGTGGTGGTCGTGTGGGGCTTCGCCGCGAAACACGCCTGGCGCCCCGTGGTACTGGCGTCCGCGATGCTCAGCGGGGTCATCATTTCGCAGATCATCCTCCAGATAGTGCGCCGGTCGCGTCCGCCGGTGGAACAGATGCTCTTCGGGATAGACCACACCTTCTCGTTTCCCTCCGGACACGTCCTGGGGGCGTGCGACTTCCTGCTGGTGGGCACGTTCTTGATCTATTCCCGGCGAAAGAACAGGAAGGCCGCGGTGTTTGGGTTCATCGGAGCGGGAGTCGGGATTGTTCTGGCCTCGGTCAGCCGGCTGTACCTGGGATACCACTGGCTCAGCGACGCCCTGGCATCGGTCTCGCTGTCACTGCTGATCCTCGGGGGTGTCATCGCCCTGGATACATGGCGGACGGCAAGGATTCCAGGCGAGCGGATCACGGGCGAACTGTCCAAGGCGGAAACCCAGCGGGACTAA
- a CDS encoding J domain-containing protein, which yields MSNIPDYYATLRVPRDATQQQISRAYRALMRSHHPDLDAGRANPGSQQGSPVKIPQQPEGELLRIMQAFAVLRDPSRRADYDREVKAVPAARATPASGTARDIPVRKVQPRSRPSGNTIRISPVHWESGPWA from the coding sequence ATGAGTAACATCCCGGACTACTACGCAACGCTGCGCGTCCCGCGTGACGCCACCCAGCAGCAGATTTCGCGCGCCTACCGGGCCCTCATGCGCAGCCACCACCCGGACCTCGATGCGGGCAGGGCCAACCCGGGCAGCCAACAGGGCAGCCCGGTGAAGATTCCGCAACAGCCGGAGGGGGAACTGCTGCGGATCATGCAGGCCTTCGCTGTCCTGCGTGATCCTTCGCGGCGGGCGGACTATGACCGCGAGGTGAAGGCGGTACCTGCAGCCCGGGCAACACCGGCGTCGGGAACCGCGCGGGACATTCCGGTCCGCAAAGTCCAGCCCCGGAGCCGTCCTTCGGGGAACACCATCAGGATCAGCCCGGTGCACTGGGAGAGCGGCCCCTGGGCCTAG
- a CDS encoding MerR family transcriptional regulator: MAEQESGRAAAPAKGRALYAISVAAKLAGTGQQNIRLYETRGLLTPSRTSGGTRQYSDADIAVLLRIGELLDQGLNLAGVAKVLELEEANLKLHRALKRARARPPG; the protein is encoded by the coding sequence ATGGCAGAGCAGGAATCAGGCCGGGCGGCCGCGCCCGCGAAGGGGCGCGCACTCTATGCCATTTCGGTGGCGGCGAAACTGGCGGGCACCGGCCAGCAGAACATCCGCCTTTACGAAACCCGAGGCCTGCTGACGCCGTCCCGCACCTCGGGCGGCACGCGGCAGTACAGCGATGCGGACATTGCCGTGCTGCTCAGGATCGGCGAACTCCTTGACCAGGGCCTGAACCTCGCCGGAGTCGCCAAGGTGCTTGAACTGGAGGAAGCCAACCTCAAACTCCACCGCGCCCTGAAGCGGGCCCGGGCGCGGCCGCCTGGGTGA
- a CDS encoding Hsp20/alpha crystallin family protein, producing MLMRTDPFRELDRLTQQVFGTAARPAAMPMDAWQEDGEFVVAFDLPGVKLDSLDLNVERNVLTVRAERKDPTQPNVELVASERPRGVFSRQLILGDTLNTDNIKASYDQGVLTLRIPVAEQAKPRKIEIQTQQGEMHQIRS from the coding sequence ATGTTGATGCGCACGGACCCGTTCCGTGAGCTGGACCGGCTCACGCAGCAGGTCTTTGGAACTGCCGCCCGCCCGGCTGCCATGCCCATGGATGCCTGGCAGGAGGATGGCGAGTTTGTTGTGGCCTTTGATCTTCCGGGCGTCAAGCTCGATTCGCTGGACCTGAACGTTGAGCGCAACGTCCTCACGGTGCGCGCCGAACGCAAGGATCCCACCCAGCCCAATGTCGAGTTGGTGGCCTCCGAGCGTCCCCGCGGCGTTTTCAGCCGCCAGCTGATCCTGGGCGACACCCTGAACACGGACAACATCAAGGCCAGCTACGACCAGGGCGTCCTGACGCTGCGGATCCCCGTGGCGGAACAGGCCAAGCCCCGCAAGATCGAAATCCAGACCCAGCAGGGCGAGATGCACCAAATCAGAAGCTAG